In Chryseobacterium oranimense, a single window of DNA contains:
- a CDS encoding efflux RND transporter permease subunit, which translates to MNKFIKNIIAFSLKNKAFTFIWVAILAIAGFISFKNMPIEAFPDVTNTQIVIITQWNGRSAEEVERFVTTPIELAMSPVQKKTSVRSTTMFGLSIVKILFDDGVDDTFARNQVNNQLRTVSLPDEVDPEVQPPYGPTGEIFRYTLESKTKDSRELLTLQNWVIDRALRGVPGVADINVFGGQDKVFELSIDPRALDKYNLTPLQVYDAVTKSNLNVGGDVIEKNGQAYVVRGIGLVKSINDIGNITIQNDNGNPVLVKNVADVHESSMPRVGQAGLNNHEDTVEGIVVMRKGENPREVLVGVKAKIKELNEKILPKDVKMVTFYDRDNLMDFTTHTVMHNLIEGIILVTVIVLIFMADWRTTLIVSIIIPLSLLFAFLCLKLAGMSANLLSLGAVDFGIIIDGAVVMVEGLFVMLDHKALKYGTEKFNKLAKGGWIKQTGTGLGKAIFFSKLIIITSLIPIFSFQKVEGKMFSPLAFTLGFALIGALIFTLTLVPVLSHILLNKNVKEKNNPFVNFWDRIVLKGFNYTFKHKRMSLVVAVSFMVVTLFSGKFLGTEFLPQLNEGSLWITAEMPMSSSLKESLKTADLLKKDIMSFPEVTDVLAQTGRSNDGTDPNGFGFVQFAVNLKPKEEWKRSISYEELIEEIDKKLRSYQGITFNYSQPISDNVAEAVAGFKAENGIKIYGDNLETLDKLADEVLKQIKDVDGVKDPGIIKNIGQPEVSVVLDRDKMAAYGVMPDDAQSVLEMAFGGKTASEMFDGERKFPIRLRYSQEYRKDENDIASLMVPTQDGAKIPLKEISTIVKDNGAAFIYRDDIKRYIGVKFSIRDRDLGSTIADAQKKVAHIELPDGYSIGWTGQFENQQRASHRLAQVVPISILGIFFLLFILFGNMKDSLLVLANVPFALIGGIIALHLTRMNFGISAGVGMIALLGICIQNGVILITEFHQNVKNGLSLDDAILSGVKSRTRPVIMTALMASIGLMPAALSTGIGSESQKPLAIVIIGGLITATVLTLLIFPIIFWIFNRTRKSQQI; encoded by the coding sequence ATGAATAAATTCATTAAAAATATAATTGCTTTCTCTTTAAAAAATAAAGCATTTACCTTTATCTGGGTGGCTATTCTGGCCATTGCCGGTTTTATAAGCTTCAAAAATATGCCCATTGAAGCTTTCCCCGATGTCACCAATACCCAGATTGTCATTATAACCCAATGGAATGGACGGAGCGCAGAAGAAGTGGAACGTTTTGTGACTACGCCCATCGAATTGGCCATGAGCCCGGTCCAGAAGAAAACCAGTGTGAGAAGCACTACTATGTTTGGTCTCTCCATTGTTAAAATTCTTTTCGACGACGGGGTGGATGATACTTTTGCCAGAAATCAGGTCAATAACCAATTAAGAACCGTAAGCCTTCCTGATGAGGTGGATCCGGAAGTTCAGCCACCCTACGGGCCTACCGGGGAAATTTTCAGGTATACCCTGGAAAGTAAAACAAAAGATTCAAGAGAATTGCTCACTCTTCAAAACTGGGTGATCGACCGTGCGTTGAGAGGGGTTCCGGGAGTGGCAGATATCAATGTTTTCGGTGGTCAGGATAAAGTTTTTGAATTGAGCATTGATCCGAGAGCCCTGGACAAATACAACCTTACGCCGCTTCAGGTATATGATGCCGTTACCAAAAGCAATTTGAATGTTGGAGGTGATGTTATCGAGAAAAACGGACAGGCTTATGTAGTCCGTGGAATAGGATTAGTGAAATCCATAAATGATATCGGCAACATTACCATTCAGAATGATAACGGGAACCCGGTGCTGGTAAAGAATGTAGCGGATGTTCATGAGAGCTCAATGCCAAGGGTAGGGCAGGCCGGCCTCAATAATCATGAAGATACGGTAGAAGGAATTGTTGTGATGAGAAAAGGGGAAAATCCTCGGGAAGTTCTGGTGGGTGTAAAAGCAAAGATTAAAGAGCTTAACGAAAAAATCCTTCCAAAGGATGTGAAAATGGTCACGTTCTACGACCGTGATAATCTGATGGATTTCACAACCCACACCGTAATGCATAACCTTATTGAAGGAATCATCCTGGTTACCGTGATCGTCCTGATCTTTATGGCAGACTGGAGAACCACTCTTATTGTTTCCATTATTATTCCACTTTCCCTGTTGTTTGCATTTTTATGTTTAAAACTGGCAGGAATGAGTGCCAACCTGCTTTCATTGGGAGCGGTGGATTTCGGGATCATTATTGACGGAGCCGTCGTCATGGTGGAAGGGCTTTTTGTGATGCTCGATCATAAGGCACTCAAATACGGGACAGAAAAATTTAATAAGCTGGCCAAAGGAGGCTGGATCAAGCAGACCGGAACAGGTTTGGGAAAAGCAATTTTCTTTTCAAAACTAATCATCATCACATCTCTGATTCCTATTTTCTCATTCCAGAAAGTGGAAGGGAAAATGTTCTCACCTTTGGCATTCACTTTAGGATTTGCTTTGATAGGCGCACTGATATTCACATTAACCCTGGTTCCTGTTCTTTCTCATATTTTATTAAACAAGAATGTAAAAGAAAAAAACAACCCGTTTGTGAATTTCTGGGACAGGATTGTACTGAAAGGCTTCAACTATACTTTTAAACATAAAAGAATGAGTTTAGTGGTTGCAGTTTCCTTCATGGTTGTTACTCTTTTCTCAGGAAAATTCCTGGGGACAGAATTCCTGCCGCAGCTGAATGAAGGTTCCCTTTGGATCACCGCAGAAATGCCGATGAGCTCATCACTAAAGGAATCCCTGAAAACAGCAGACCTTTTAAAGAAAGACATTATGAGCTTTCCCGAAGTTACCGATGTTCTTGCCCAGACAGGAAGAAGCAATGACGGAACAGACCCGAACGGTTTCGGATTTGTACAGTTTGCCGTAAACCTTAAGCCAAAAGAAGAATGGAAACGAAGCATCAGCTATGAAGAACTCATCGAAGAGATCGATAAAAAGCTCAGAAGTTACCAGGGGATTACCTTCAATTATTCCCAGCCCATCTCGGATAACGTAGCGGAAGCTGTAGCCGGTTTCAAAGCGGAAAACGGGATCAAAATCTATGGAGACAACCTTGAAACGCTGGATAAACTGGCTGATGAGGTTTTAAAACAGATCAAAGATGTAGACGGGGTAAAAGATCCGGGAATTATTAAAAATATAGGCCAGCCGGAAGTAAGTGTAGTGCTGGACAGGGATAAAATGGCTGCTTACGGGGTAATGCCCGATGATGCACAGTCTGTGCTGGAAATGGCCTTCGGAGGTAAAACCGCTTCAGAAATGTTTGATGGTGAGAGAAAATTCCCGATCCGCCTCAGATATTCCCAGGAGTACAGGAAAGACGAAAATGATATCGCTTCCCTGATGGTTCCTACCCAGGACGGTGCAAAAATTCCGTTGAAAGAGATCAGTACCATTGTAAAAGATAACGGAGCTGCATTCATTTACAGAGATGATATTAAAAGATATATTGGCGTTAAGTTCTCCATTCGCGACCGTGATTTGGGAAGCACCATTGCTGACGCGCAGAAAAAAGTGGCCCATATTGAGCTTCCTGACGGTTACTCTATCGGTTGGACGGGCCAGTTTGAAAACCAGCAGAGAGCCTCACACAGGCTGGCACAGGTAGTGCCGATCAGTATTCTGGGGATTTTCTTCTTACTGTTTATCCTTTTTGGAAATATGAAAGATTCATTGCTCGTATTGGCGAATGTACCTTTTGCACTGATCGGAGGGATTATTGCCCTGCATCTTACCAGAATGAATTTTGGAATCTCGGCAGGTGTGGGAATGATCGCCTTACTCGGAATCTGTATTCAAAATGGGGTAATTCTTATTACGGAATTCCACCAGAATGTTAAGAACGGGCTCAGTTTAGATGACGCCATACTCAGTGGGGTGAAATCAAGAACGCGTCCGGTGATTATGACTGCTTTAATGGCCTCAATAGGATTAATGCCCGCTGCATTGTCTACAGGAATCGGCTCCGAATCCCAAAAGCCTTTGGCGATTGTAATTATCGGAGGGCTGATTACAGCAACAGTATTGACACTGCTTATTTTCCCGATTATATTCTGGATTTTCAACAGGACCAGGAAGTCCCAGCAGATTTAA
- the tuf gene encoding elongation factor Tu — protein MAKETFNRNKPHLNIGTIGHVDHGKTTLTAAISAVLASKGLAEKKDFSAIDSAPEEKERGITINTAHIEYETVKRHYAHVDCPGHADYVKNMVTGAAQMDGAIVVCAATDGPMPQTREHILLCRQVNVPKIVVFMNKVDMVDDPELLELVEMELRDLLATYDFDGDNSPVIQGSALGALTAATEGNSEDKWFKTVEALMDAVDEWIDEPVRDTEKPFLMPIEDVFSITGRGTVATGRIEAGIINTGDPVDIVGMGDEKLTSTITGVEMFRKILDRGEAGDNVGLLLRGIEKTDIKRGMVIAKKDSVKPHKKFKASVYILSKEEGGRHTPFHNKYRPQFYVRTTDVTGEIFLPEGVEMVMPGDNLEITVELLQPIALNEGLRFAIREGGRTVGSGQVTEILD, from the coding sequence ATGGCAAAGGAAACGTTTAATCGTAACAAACCACACTTGAACATTGGTACTATTGGTCACGTTGACCATGGTAAAACTACACTTACAGCTGCTATTTCTGCTGTATTAGCTAGCAAAGGTCTTGCTGAGAAAAAAGACTTCTCTGCGATTGACTCTGCTCCAGAAGAAAAAGAAAGAGGTATTACTATCAATACTGCTCACATTGAATACGAAACTGTAAAAAGACACTATGCTCACGTTGACTGTCCAGGTCACGCCGACTATGTTAAGAACATGGTAACTGGTGCTGCTCAGATGGATGGAGCTATCGTAGTATGTGCTGCAACTGACGGTCCAATGCCTCAGACAAGAGAACATATCCTACTTTGCCGTCAGGTAAACGTACCTAAGATCGTTGTTTTCATGAACAAAGTTGACATGGTGGATGATCCAGAATTGTTAGAGCTTGTTGAAATGGAACTTAGAGATCTATTAGCTACTTATGATTTCGACGGAGATAACTCTCCAGTAATTCAAGGTTCTGCTCTTGGTGCACTTACTGCTGCTACTGAAGGTAACTCTGAAGATAAATGGTTCAAAACTGTTGAAGCTCTAATGGATGCAGTTGATGAGTGGATCGACGAGCCGGTAAGAGATACTGAAAAGCCATTCTTGATGCCTATCGAAGACGTATTCTCTATTACAGGTAGAGGTACTGTTGCAACAGGTAGAATCGAAGCTGGTATTATCAACACTGGTGACCCAGTTGATATCGTAGGTATGGGTGATGAAAAATTAACTTCTACTATTACAGGAGTTGAGATGTTCAGAAAAATCCTAGACAGAGGTGAAGCTGGTGATAACGTAGGTCTATTGTTGAGAGGTATTGAAAAAACTGACATCAAGAGAGGTATGGTTATCGCTAAGAAAGACTCTGTGAAGCCACACAAAAAATTCAAAGCATCTGTTTATATCCTTTCTAAAGAAGAAGGTGGACGTCACACTCCATTCCACAACAAGTACCGTCCTCAGTTCTACGTAAGAACTACTGACGTTACAGGTGAGATCTTCTTACCAGAAGGTGTAGAAATGGTAATGCCTGGTGATAACTTAGAAATTACTGTAGAATTACTACAACCAATCGCTCTTAACGAGGGTCTTAGATTCGCGATCAGAGAAGGAGGTAGAACAGTAGGTTCTGGTCAGGTTACTGAAATCCTAGACTAA
- the secE gene encoding preprotein translocase subunit SecE, producing the protein MSSFVDFLKGSYNEFRHKVEWPKWADLQSSTIVVTIATVILALFTFGVDELFSKAISNIIGMLINVFN; encoded by the coding sequence ATGAGTTCATTTGTCGATTTTTTAAAAGGTTCTTATAACGAATTCAGACATAAAGTTGAATGGCCAAAGTGGGCTGATCTTCAGTCTTCTACTATTGTAGTAACTATTGCTACAGTGATTTTGGCATTATTTACCTTTGGAGTTGATGAATTGTTTTCAAAAGCAATCAGCAACATAATAGGAATGCTAATTAACGTGTTCAACTAA
- the nusG gene encoding transcription termination/antitermination protein NusG, with product MSELKWYVLKAISGQENKVKNYIETEIKRLGFEQYVTQVVIPMEKVIQIRNGKKVPKEKPYYPGYLMIEADLMGEIPHVIKNIPGVISFLSLTKGGDPVPMRKSEVNRMLGRMDELSEFATDVEIPYIVGENVKVIDGPFNGFNGTVEKILEDKKKIEVSVLIFGRKTPMELSYMQVEKV from the coding sequence ATGAGCGAATTGAAATGGTATGTGCTGAAAGCAATCAGCGGACAGGAAAATAAAGTGAAAAACTACATTGAGACGGAAATCAAACGTTTAGGGTTTGAGCAGTACGTTACTCAGGTGGTTATTCCTATGGAAAAGGTTATTCAGATCAGAAACGGAAAAAAAGTTCCTAAAGAGAAGCCTTACTATCCTGGATACTTAATGATAGAAGCTGATCTGATGGGAGAGATTCCTCACGTGATTAAAAATATTCCGGGAGTAATATCTTTCTTAAGTTTAACCAAAGGAGGAGATCCTGTTCCAATGAGAAAATCTGAAGTAAACAGAATGTTGGGAAGAATGGATGAACTTTCAGAATTCGCAACAGATGTTGAGATCCCATACATTGTAGGTGAAAACGTTAAAGTAATTGACGGACCTTTCAATGGATTCAACGGAACTGTTGAGAAAATTCTTGAAGACAAAAAGAAAATTGAAGTTTCTGTACTGATCTTCGGTAGAAAAACTCCAATGGAGCTTAGCTATATGCAAGTAGAAAAAGTATAA
- the rplK gene encoding 50S ribosomal protein L11 gives MAKKVFKMVKLQVKGGAANPSPPVGPALGSAGVNIMEFCKQFNGRTQDKPGQVLPVVITVYEDKSFEFVIKTPPAAIQLMDAAKIKGGSGEPNRNKVGSVSWDQVKKIAEDKMTDLNCFTMDSAVSMVAGTARSMGLRVTGTKPTFNA, from the coding sequence ATGGCTAAGAAAGTCTTTAAAATGGTAAAGCTTCAGGTGAAAGGTGGCGCAGCTAACCCTTCTCCACCGGTAGGTCCAGCATTGGGTTCTGCAGGTGTGAACATCATGGAGTTTTGTAAGCAATTTAACGGGAGAACCCAAGATAAGCCAGGGCAAGTTTTACCTGTAGTAATTACAGTATACGAAGACAAATCTTTTGAATTCGTTATCAAAACTCCACCTGCAGCAATTCAGTTAATGGATGCAGCTAAAATCAAAGGGGGTTCCGGAGAACCAAACAGAAACAAAGTAGGTTCTGTATCTTGGGATCAGGTGAAGAAAATCGCTGAGGATAAAATGACTGACCTTAACTGCTTTACAATGGATTCTGCAGTTTCTATGGTTGCAGGTACTGCTAGATCTATGGGATTAAGAGTAACAGGAACTAAACCAACTTTTAACGCTTAA
- the rplA gene encoding 50S ribosomal protein L1, with amino-acid sequence MAKLTKKQKEALSKVEKGRIYNLEEGSALVKEVNTTKFDASVDIAVRLGVDPRKANQMVRGVVSLPHGTGKDVKVLALVTPDKEAEAKEAGADYVGLDEYLQKIKEGWTDVDVIVTMPAVMGKLGPLGRVLGPRGLMPNPKSGTVTMEIGKAVTEVKAGKIDFKVDKYGIIHAGIGKVSFDAAKIKENAQELIQTLIKMKPTAAKGTYVKSIYLSSTMSPGIAIDTKSVN; translated from the coding sequence ATGGCAAAATTGACTAAAAAGCAAAAGGAAGCTTTAAGCAAAGTAGAAAAAGGAAGAATCTATAACCTTGAAGAAGGTTCTGCTCTTGTAAAAGAAGTAAACACTACAAAATTTGATGCTTCTGTAGATATCGCTGTAAGATTGGGTGTAGATCCAAGAAAAGCAAACCAAATGGTAAGAGGGGTAGTATCTCTTCCTCACGGTACTGGTAAAGATGTTAAAGTTTTAGCATTGGTTACACCAGATAAAGAAGCTGAAGCAAAAGAAGCTGGAGCTGATTATGTAGGTCTTGACGAATATTTACAAAAAATAAAAGAAGGCTGGACAGATGTTGACGTTATCGTTACTATGCCGGCTGTTATGGGTAAATTAGGTCCATTAGGTAGAGTATTAGGTCCAAGAGGTCTTATGCCAAACCCTAAATCAGGTACTGTAACTATGGAAATTGGTAAAGCAGTAACTGAAGTGAAAGCAGGTAAAATTGATTTCAAAGTTGACAAATACGGTATTATCCACGCTGGTATTGGTAAAGTATCTTTCGATGCTGCTAAAATCAAGGAAAATGCTCAGGAACTGATCCAGACTTTGATCAAAATGAAGCCTACTGCTGCTAAAGGGACTTATGTAAAAAGCATTTACTTGTCTTCTACAATGAGCCCGGGTATTGCAATTGATACTAAATCTGTTAACTAA
- the rplJ gene encoding 50S ribosomal protein L10 — protein sequence MTKDQKVVAIQEIKDLLQDAKVVYVADLEGLNAAKSSDFRRQAFKQNIKVKVVKNTLLQKAMEQIDGVDFSEMFDTFKGNSALMVAETANAPAKLIKDFRKKDEKPALKSAFVQETFYVGDNNLDALVSIKSREEMIGEIIGLLQSPIQRVVSALQNKSETVEAKAEEAAAPAVEETPAEAAPEAPAAESTEETPSAE from the coding sequence ATGACAAAAGACCAAAAAGTTGTAGCAATACAAGAGATCAAAGATTTGCTTCAGGATGCTAAAGTAGTTTATGTAGCAGATCTAGAAGGTTTGAACGCTGCTAAATCATCTGATTTCAGAAGACAAGCTTTCAAACAAAATATCAAAGTAAAAGTAGTAAAGAATACACTTTTACAAAAAGCAATGGAGCAGATTGATGGAGTAGATTTCTCTGAAATGTTTGATACTTTCAAAGGTAACTCTGCTTTAATGGTTGCTGAAACAGCTAATGCTCCAGCAAAATTAATCAAAGACTTCAGAAAAAAAGATGAAAAGCCGGCTTTGAAGTCTGCTTTTGTACAAGAAACTTTCTATGTTGGTGACAACAATCTTGATGCTTTAGTAAGCATTAAGTCTAGAGAAGAAATGATCGGTGAAATCATCGGATTACTTCAGTCTCCAATTCAAAGAGTTGTTTCTGCTCTTCAAAACAAATCTGAAACAGTAGAAGCTAAAGCTGAAGAAGCTGCTGCACCTGCTGTAGAAGAAACTCCTGCTGAGGCGGCTCCTGAAGCTCCTGCAGCAGAAAGCACGGAAGAAACTCCAAGTGCTGAATAA
- the rplL gene encoding 50S ribosomal protein L7/L12, with product MSDLKNLAETLVNLTVKDVNELATILKDEYGIEPAAAAVVVAAGGAGEAAEEKTEFDVILKSAGASKLAIVKLVKDLTGAGLKEAKDIVDGAPAPIKQGVSKDEAEALKKQLEEAGAEVELK from the coding sequence ATGTCAGATTTAAAAAATTTAGCTGAAACGCTAGTAAACTTAACAGTAAAAGACGTAAATGAATTAGCTACTATCCTTAAGGATGAGTACGGAATTGAGCCAGCTGCTGCTGCTGTAGTAGTTGCTGCAGGTGGTGCAGGTGAAGCTGCTGAAGAAAAAACTGAATTCGATGTAATTCTTAAGTCTGCAGGTGCTTCTAAATTGGCTATCGTTAAATTAGTAAAAGATTTAACTGGTGCTGGTCTTAAAGAAGCTAAAGATATCGTAGACGGTGCTCCTGCTCCAATCAAGCAAGGTGTATCTAAAGACGAAGCTGAAGCTCTTAAGAAGCAATTAGAAGAAGCTGGTGCTGAAGTAGAATTGAAATAA
- a CDS encoding T9SS type A sorting domain-containing protein: MAKKLFEKLAAMLMIFMMSAAVSAQKGYEPIRGMGVEAKPVNNSGICLACYSGSMNPVVDANLDNSVSMGNFASLVSGNGISVKNTNTTYPAGYITGFNVDLGTSFITVDLLSSLRISTYKDGVLQESTTSSTLLSVPAFGGSKNRIFLHFKTTKEFNEVRLYQTNVLSIFSAMNVYYAFAFDPTKVPVDNNGICDDIIAGSGVDGNVSGSSSFIAPLSFVQNRERIGDGDKSSYGSIVLPAGLLGSYSVGVLDKNQVYPAGNRAGFVISPDDEGKLLSAEFLKNITVETYLYGQLQDSKTLSDGGGLINIKVLGFGSGKQKVSVTTTKPFNEVRLKVTQTLGINIGSLKVYYAFEEPASCDCNDKIQTSGSAIPGNIVSGSSWTSGPGLFGLILAKMVNPSAIVDTDTSNYATATIPAASILSIFSAYATVSTNSLLPANTYAGFTLEKAANLIGVSVLENITVTLYNNNTQTDTFTSTGSLISGNFFTTDSNKFYVGGKATKPFNRIKVTFYSGTGVRIPQNYYIYNAFASRDDDNDGVPNCFDQCPNGNDSIDNNGNGIPDCAEGCTAVNDKSPTIDTDGDGIMDACDLDSDNDGILDSVEDLNGNGKFEDDDTEGNILVVPVLGDGVAAYLDLDSDNDGILDLFESGIPTSVINQIDADHNGIIDAGVAVGTNGIADILETSPDSGVLKYPLQNTNGDASPDFVDLMSNGTKFDLYAIGKGNLDDLGEGFISRINDTDKDGIQAVVDTDLVKRGAPNSPLSPYAAFAKNGLTSAAKGITGSDITSTASDVNVYPNPVKSGENLNVKSREEGTYTLFSAQGQLVKSGKFSGNAEISTASLPAGIYIVKIETKSTMKSYKIIVK; the protein is encoded by the coding sequence ATGGCAAAAAAATTATTCGAGAAACTGGCAGCCATGCTGATGATATTTATGATGTCAGCGGCGGTATCTGCTCAAAAAGGTTATGAACCTATCCGAGGGATGGGTGTGGAAGCAAAGCCTGTAAATAATTCAGGTATTTGTCTGGCGTGCTATAGCGGAAGTATGAATCCGGTAGTAGATGCAAATTTGGATAACAGCGTAAGCATGGGTAACTTTGCTTCATTGGTAAGTGGAAACGGTATTTCTGTAAAAAACACAAATACTACTTATCCGGCTGGTTACATTACTGGTTTTAATGTTGATTTAGGGACGAGTTTTATTACAGTAGACCTGTTAAGCTCATTAAGAATCAGCACCTATAAAGACGGAGTGCTTCAGGAATCAACTACAAGCAGTACTTTATTGTCGGTTCCTGCATTCGGGGGAAGCAAAAACAGAATCTTTCTTCATTTTAAAACAACAAAGGAATTTAACGAAGTAAGATTATACCAAACCAACGTACTGTCTATATTCAGTGCAATGAATGTATATTATGCTTTCGCATTTGATCCTACCAAAGTTCCTGTTGATAACAATGGAATCTGTGATGATATTATCGCTGGAAGCGGTGTGGATGGAAACGTTTCAGGAAGCAGCAGCTTCATTGCTCCGCTTTCTTTTGTTCAAAACAGAGAGAGAATAGGAGACGGAGATAAGAGTTCTTACGGATCAATCGTATTGCCGGCAGGACTTCTTGGATCTTATTCAGTGGGAGTTTTAGATAAAAACCAGGTGTATCCTGCAGGTAACAGAGCAGGTTTTGTAATCTCTCCTGACGATGAAGGAAAACTTTTAAGTGCAGAATTCTTAAAAAATATTACAGTAGAAACTTATTTATATGGCCAGCTTCAGGACTCTAAGACGTTGTCTGATGGCGGAGGGTTAATTAATATTAAAGTTTTAGGCTTTGGTTCTGGAAAACAAAAAGTGTCGGTTACTACAACTAAACCTTTTAACGAGGTGCGTTTAAAAGTTACTCAGACTTTAGGAATTAACATTGGATCTTTAAAAGTGTATTATGCATTTGAAGAACCTGCATCTTGTGACTGTAATGATAAAATTCAGACAAGCGGTTCTGCAATTCCTGGAAATATAGTGTCAGGCTCAAGCTGGACTTCAGGTCCTGGGCTTTTTGGTCTTATTTTGGCAAAAATGGTAAACCCTTCAGCAATTGTTGATACTGATACCTCTAACTATGCTACAGCAACTATTCCTGCTGCCTCAATACTAAGTATTTTCTCAGCTTATGCTACAGTGAGCACAAACAGTCTGCTTCCTGCCAACACATATGCTGGATTTACATTAGAAAAAGCTGCAAACTTGATTGGAGTAAGTGTTCTTGAAAATATTACAGTAACACTTTACAATAATAATACACAGACTGATACATTTACCAGTACAGGAAGCTTGATCAGCGGAAACTTCTTTACTACAGATTCTAATAAATTCTATGTAGGAGGTAAGGCAACTAAGCCTTTCAACCGTATTAAAGTGACTTTCTATAGTGGTACAGGAGTTCGTATTCCTCAAAACTATTATATCTACAATGCATTTGCTAGCAGAGACGATGATAATGATGGAGTACCAAACTGCTTCGATCAGTGTCCTAACGGTAATGACAGTATTGATAATAACGGTAACGGTATTCCTGATTGTGCAGAAGGATGTACAGCTGTAAACGACAAATCTCCTACTATTGATACAGATGGTGACGGAATTATGGATGCATGTGATCTTGATTCTGATAATGATGGTATTTTGGACTCTGTTGAAGATCTTAATGGAAACGGTAAATTTGAAGATGATGATACAGAAGGAAATATCCTTGTAGTTCCGGTATTGGGAGATGGTGTAGCTGCTTACTTGGATTTGGATTCTGATAACGACGGTATTTTAGATTTATTCGAATCAGGTATTCCTACTTCAGTAATCAACCAAATTGATGCAGATCATAACGGTATTATTGATGCTGGTGTAGCTGTAGGTACTAACGGTATTGCAGATATTTTGGAGACTTCACCTGATTCAGGAGTTCTTAAATATCCTCTTCAAAATACAAACGGAGATGCTAGTCCAGACTTCGTTGACCTGATGTCCAATGGTACTAAGTTTGACTTGTATGCAATTGGTAAAGGTAACCTTGATGATCTTGGTGAAGGATTTATTTCCAGAATCAATGATACAGATAAAGATGGTATCCAGGCTGTAGTAGATACAGATCTTGTAAAAAGAGGAGCACCTAATTCTCCGCTTTCACCTTATGCTGCATTTGCTAAAAACGGATTGACATCTGCTGCTAAAGGAATTACTGGTTCTGATATTACTTCAACTGCAAGCGACGTCAATGTATATCCTAACCCGGTAAAATCTGGTGAAAACTTAAACGTTAAATCCAGAGAAGAAGGAACTTACACATTATTCTCTGCTCAAGGGCAGTTAGTGAAGTCAGGTAAATTCTCTGGTAATGCTGAAATAAGCACAGCTTCATTACCTGCAGGTATTTATATTGTGAAAATAGAAACTAAATCAACAATGAAATCTTACAAGATTATTGTAAAATAA